Proteins encoded in a region of the Rothia mucilaginosa genome:
- a CDS encoding pseudouridine synthase gives MPAQNTARPQPIARPDTQQGIQLAYQAKPARRTHHRLLTPPLAQKNGIDPIQLILPLMEELPADLTPSNTAPNNTAPATIADYLIARFYPNDPQIIHARFNTGEVRLDDGTILTGDSPYMPGERIWYFRELADEPQLPSDMPVLYEDEHVLAIDKPHFLPTTPRGAYIAQTALTKLRVREDNPLLIPIHRLDRPTAGVLLFAKTVEARRPFQMMFQHRQVSKTYRAVAPVPADATAAEQALSEEGLQVRSHIQKIRDQLQVQQLSEEQCAAQGVEPNTLTTVKILRTFTPSAQAVEGWRAEPTLNEKREWTLYDLAPHTGKTHQLRAHLNLLGSPILGDVLYPQVLPDAPDRPEYPLQLLAYSLHFEHPITGEQVDLYSGRSLAAAA, from the coding sequence ATGCCCGCACAGAACACCGCACGCCCGCAGCCTATCGCACGCCCCGATACACAGCAGGGAATACAGCTCGCCTATCAGGCAAAGCCTGCACGCCGCACGCATCACCGTCTGCTGACCCCTCCGCTGGCTCAGAAGAACGGTATCGACCCGATTCAGTTGATCCTGCCGCTCATGGAGGAGCTCCCCGCCGATCTCACCCCGAGCAACACCGCACCGAACAATACGGCTCCGGCAACCATTGCGGATTACCTGATTGCGCGCTTCTACCCGAACGACCCGCAGATTATTCACGCCCGCTTTAATACCGGTGAGGTGCGTCTGGACGACGGCACGATCCTGACCGGCGATAGCCCCTATATGCCGGGTGAGCGCATCTGGTATTTCCGTGAGCTTGCCGATGAGCCGCAGCTACCCTCCGATATGCCGGTGCTCTACGAGGATGAACACGTGCTGGCGATTGATAAGCCGCATTTTCTGCCGACCACCCCGCGCGGTGCCTATATTGCGCAGACCGCGCTGACCAAGCTGCGGGTGCGCGAGGACAACCCGCTGCTGATTCCGATTCACCGCCTCGATCGCCCGACCGCGGGCGTGCTGCTCTTCGCTAAGACCGTGGAGGCGCGCCGCCCCTTCCAGATGATGTTTCAGCACCGTCAGGTGTCGAAGACCTACCGCGCCGTGGCGCCGGTTCCCGCCGATGCTACCGCCGCCGAGCAGGCGTTGAGCGAGGAGGGCCTGCAGGTGCGTTCGCATATTCAGAAGATTCGTGATCAGCTGCAGGTTCAGCAACTTTCGGAGGAGCAGTGCGCGGCGCAGGGCGTGGAACCGAATACGCTGACGACCGTAAAGATTCTGCGGACTTTCACCCCGAGTGCGCAGGCTGTTGAGGGGTGGCGTGCCGAGCCTACACTGAACGAAAAACGAGAATGGACGCTCTATGATTTGGCGCCTCACACCGGCAAGACCCACCAGCTACGGGCGCACCTGAACCTTTTGGGCTCCCCCATTCTGGGCGATGTGCTCTACCCGCAGGTGCTACCCGACGCCCCAGACCGTCCCGAGTACCCGCTGCAGCTGCTGGCGTACAGCCTGCACTTTGAGCACCCCATCACCGGCGAACAGGTGGACCTGTACAGCGGGCGTTCGCTGGCTGCCGCCGCCTAA
- a CDS encoding glycoside hydrolase family 76 protein, whose protein sequence is MKSQPSSHNEQSLESISEYAQRTSSHAATAADSVTDTFVHRILGVPGALIGSVQVPDPRPLSQRLNAWHYWWQAHLLDCVIDAGQRHLREGDITAAQEELHRARALLRGINVRNYGRFANDYFDDMAWLTLAVGRMNSFCIELTGANDVAAQDAGAALFEQLAKGFSPVGGMSWRKSKRDFVNAAATAPTALAYVRAGDPKTAAALMDWMNETLWDAERSLYIDGVNVRGNEYEYERGEFTYNQGTALGALLSLAASGVPCEVDPAERAERLIVGIVKHMTEEVEFLSGARRRILISHGDGDGGLFTGILVRYLGMAASSPLLSDEARALASNLVYSTARALWEGRREFDPNLPMNEYGIDPNEIRGKALVQFSPRFTEPMSKVVKPGAPVELSTQVQAWTIFETAARLAHARHLASHGF, encoded by the coding sequence ATGAAATCCCAGCCGTCTTCCCACAACGAGCAGTCTCTGGAGTCGATTAGCGAGTACGCCCAGCGCACCTCCTCGCACGCCGCTACCGCAGCCGACAGCGTCACCGACACCTTCGTGCACCGCATCCTCGGTGTTCCCGGCGCCCTCATCGGTTCGGTGCAAGTGCCCGACCCGCGCCCGCTGAGCCAGCGTCTGAACGCTTGGCACTACTGGTGGCAGGCGCACCTGCTGGACTGTGTGATTGATGCCGGTCAGCGTCACCTGCGCGAGGGCGATATTACTGCCGCCCAGGAGGAGCTGCACCGTGCCCGCGCGCTGTTGCGCGGCATTAACGTGCGTAATTACGGCCGCTTCGCGAACGACTACTTTGACGATATGGCATGGCTGACCCTCGCGGTGGGCCGCATGAACTCCTTCTGCATTGAGCTGACCGGCGCGAATGATGTCGCCGCCCAGGATGCTGGCGCGGCTCTTTTCGAGCAGTTGGCGAAGGGTTTCTCCCCGGTGGGTGGCATGAGTTGGCGCAAGTCCAAGCGTGATTTTGTGAATGCTGCGGCGACCGCGCCGACTGCTCTGGCGTATGTGCGGGCGGGCGACCCGAAGACTGCCGCCGCGCTCATGGACTGGATGAACGAAACCCTCTGGGATGCAGAACGTTCGCTCTATATTGACGGCGTGAATGTACGCGGCAACGAGTACGAATACGAACGCGGCGAATTCACCTACAACCAGGGAACCGCTCTGGGCGCCCTGCTGAGTTTGGCTGCATCCGGCGTGCCCTGCGAGGTGGACCCCGCAGAACGCGCCGAGCGCCTCATCGTCGGCATCGTCAAGCACATGACCGAAGAGGTGGAGTTCCTCTCCGGTGCGCGCCGCCGCATCCTCATCTCGCACGGCGACGGCGACGGCGGCCTGTTCACCGGCATTCTCGTGCGCTACCTGGGCATGGCGGCATCCTCGCCGCTGCTCAGCGATGAGGCGCGAGCGCTCGCCTCGAACCTGGTGTACTCGACCGCACGCGCCCTGTGGGAGGGTCGCCGCGAGTTCGACCCCAACCTGCCGATGAACGAGTACGGCATTGACCCGAATGAGATTCGCGGTAAGGCGCTCGTGCAGTTCTCCCCGCGGTTCACCGAGCCGATGAGCAAGGTTGTGAAGCCCGGTGCACCGGTGGAGCTGTCCACTCAGGTGCAGGCGTGGACTATTTTTGAGACGGCGGCGCGTCTGGCACATGCGCGTCACCTCGCCTCCCACGGCTTCTAA
- a CDS encoding Dyp-type peroxidase — protein MLASESQQVTASPNANTIFMVWKFKEGLSQDALIEGFQNLCGLVINLNHTAANRYSPENASIVLGISHSAWLTLDLPKPLPQELVEFEEIRGHKHTAVSTPGDLHFHIRATQPSVAYDMASAITAALRDIAEVLDEVHGFRYWDGRSIIGFVDGTENPQTPAAREYFGIIGDSDPMYRGGSYQFVQKYIHDMTAWNALPVSEQEKVIGRSKHDDIEMSEDEKPANSHSAIANIGDDFKVIRDNMPFGTVGNNELGTYFICYASTFSTVQKMLMNMFMGVDGANYDRLLDFSTAVTGTLFFVPTVDMLGDFAG, from the coding sequence ATGCTTGCTTCAGAATCACAACAGGTCACTGCCAGCCCGAACGCTAACACCATTTTCATGGTGTGGAAGTTCAAGGAAGGCCTCAGCCAGGATGCGCTCATTGAGGGGTTCCAGAACCTCTGCGGGCTCGTCATTAACCTCAACCACACCGCCGCGAACCGCTACTCGCCCGAGAACGCCAGCATTGTGCTGGGTATCAGCCACAGCGCGTGGCTGACCCTGGATCTGCCCAAGCCGCTGCCGCAGGAGCTCGTGGAGTTCGAGGAGATTAGGGGCCATAAGCACACCGCGGTGTCCACTCCCGGCGATCTGCACTTCCACATCCGCGCGACTCAGCCGTCCGTCGCCTACGATATGGCGTCCGCTATTACCGCGGCTCTGCGCGATATTGCCGAGGTACTGGATGAGGTGCACGGCTTCCGCTACTGGGACGGCCGCTCCATCATCGGTTTTGTGGACGGCACCGAAAACCCGCAGACCCCCGCGGCACGTGAATACTTCGGTATCATCGGTGACAGCGATCCCATGTACAGGGGCGGCAGCTACCAGTTCGTGCAGAAGTACATCCACGACATGACCGCGTGGAACGCCCTGCCCGTCTCCGAGCAGGAGAAGGTCATTGGCCGTTCCAAGCACGACGACATCGAGATGAGCGAGGACGAGAAGCCCGCCAACTCGCACTCCGCTATCGCCAATATCGGTGACGACTTCAAGGTTATTCGCGACAACATGCCCTTCGGCACCGTGGGCAACAACGAGCTGGGCACCTACTTCATCTGCTACGCCAGCACCTTCTCGACCGTTCAGAAGATGCTCATGAACATGTTCATGGGAGTGGATGGCGCCAACTACGACCGTCTGCTGGATTTCAGCACTGCGGTGACCGGCACCCTCTTCTTCGTGCCGACTGTGGACATGCTCGGCGACTTCGCCGGCTAA
- the tgt gene encoding tRNA guanosine(34) transglycosylase Tgt — protein MSVLDNSFPTEDFGFTITSRLADTASPSAERVEANGGQFRGRTGVITTPHGQIQTPAFTPVGTKATVKAVLPESMKELGAQALLSNAYHLYLQPGPEILDAAGGLGAFMNWDGPTFTDSGGFQVMSLGSGFKKVIDMGTVADAKGADGRPLGDDDVAKGKERLAHIDDDGVNFKSHIDGSIHRFTPEVSMQVQHQIGADVMFAFDELTTLYNSRGYQEEALERTRLWALRCIAEHQRLTAERVGKPYQALFGVIQGAQYEDLRRKACQDLGSMPFDGFGIGGALEKENLGTIVRWCAEELPESKPRHLLGISEPDDIFVGIENGVDTFDCVSPTRVARNAAVYSPTGRYNITNARFKADFSPIYEGCDCYTCTHYTRAYLRHLFKADERLAATLASIHNERFIVRMVDDAREAIKDGTYFEYRDEFLGNYYSGKKP, from the coding sequence ATGAGCGTTCTAGATAACTCTTTCCCCACCGAGGACTTTGGCTTCACCATCACCAGCCGCCTGGCGGACACCGCCTCCCCCAGCGCTGAACGTGTAGAAGCCAACGGCGGACAGTTCCGCGGACGCACCGGTGTCATCACCACCCCGCACGGACAGATCCAGACCCCCGCCTTCACCCCCGTGGGCACCAAGGCAACCGTCAAGGCGGTCCTGCCCGAATCCATGAAGGAGCTCGGCGCTCAGGCTCTGCTCTCCAACGCCTACCACCTGTACCTGCAGCCCGGCCCCGAAATCCTCGACGCGGCAGGCGGCCTGGGCGCCTTCATGAACTGGGACGGCCCGACCTTCACCGACTCCGGCGGCTTCCAGGTCATGAGCCTGGGCTCCGGCTTCAAGAAGGTTATCGACATGGGTACCGTCGCGGACGCTAAGGGCGCCGACGGCCGCCCCCTCGGTGACGACGACGTAGCGAAGGGCAAGGAACGCCTCGCTCACATTGACGACGACGGCGTGAACTTCAAGTCACATATTGACGGCTCGATCCACCGCTTCACCCCCGAGGTGTCCATGCAGGTTCAGCACCAGATTGGTGCGGACGTCATGTTCGCCTTCGACGAGCTGACCACCCTCTACAACTCCCGCGGCTACCAGGAGGAGGCGCTCGAACGCACCCGCCTGTGGGCGCTGCGCTGCATCGCTGAGCACCAGCGCCTGACCGCAGAGCGCGTGGGCAAGCCCTACCAGGCGCTGTTCGGCGTCATTCAGGGTGCACAGTACGAGGACCTGCGCCGCAAGGCATGCCAGGACCTCGGCTCCATGCCCTTCGACGGCTTCGGCATCGGTGGCGCGCTTGAGAAGGAAAACCTCGGCACCATCGTGCGCTGGTGCGCCGAAGAGCTGCCCGAATCCAAGCCCCGCCACCTGCTCGGCATCTCCGAACCCGACGACATCTTCGTCGGCATCGAAAACGGTGTAGACACCTTCGACTGCGTCTCCCCCACCCGCGTGGCACGCAACGCCGCCGTCTACTCCCCCACCGGCCGCTACAACATCACCAACGCGCGCTTCAAGGCGGACTTCTCGCCCATCTACGAGGGCTGCGACTGCTACACCTGCACCCACTACACCCGCGCCTACCTGCGTCACCTCTTCAAGGCGGACGAGCGCCTGGCGGCGACCCTCGCCTCCATCCACAATGAGCGTTTCATCGTGCGCATGGTGGACGACGCCCGCGAAGCCATCAAGGACGGCACCTACTTTGAGTACCGTGACGAGTTCCTCGGCAACTACTACTCCGGCAAGAAGCCCTAA
- a CDS encoding SRPBCC family protein has translation MSITHVPDEELLVFDHEIAAPVEDVFGAYLDPELLVRWYGPAGWHVRPTDVVVEPVVGGMQRLSMINEVDPSVSCILQSRFLSIEPFKELEYAEQLPDHLGNPGSVLVYQRHRFFPETVITADGVGSGTRIVIEIGPMPASVHEEVRTTWRSTFARLDDVLAARARGEL, from the coding sequence ATGAGCATCACTCATGTTCCCGATGAGGAGCTTCTCGTCTTCGACCACGAGATCGCAGCCCCGGTCGAGGACGTCTTCGGCGCCTATCTGGACCCCGAACTGCTGGTCCGCTGGTACGGCCCCGCCGGCTGGCACGTGCGCCCCACCGACGTTGTCGTGGAGCCCGTCGTCGGCGGCATGCAGCGCCTGTCCATGATTAACGAGGTTGACCCCTCGGTGTCCTGCATTCTGCAGAGCCGCTTTTTGAGCATTGAACCGTTCAAGGAGCTCGAATACGCCGAGCAGCTGCCCGACCATCTGGGCAACCCCGGTAGCGTGCTGGTGTACCAGCGTCACCGTTTCTTCCCCGAAACCGTGATTACCGCCGACGGCGTGGGTTCCGGTACCCGCATCGTCATTGAGATTGGTCCCATGCCCGCCTCGGTCCACGAGGAGGTGCGCACCACCTGGCGTTCGACCTTCGCCCGCCTGGATGACGTGCTCGCCGCCCGCGCACGCGGGGAGCTCTAA
- a CDS encoding phosphoglycerol transferase, with protein sequence MSFHHTQADPAGWGRRTMRATGCAAALLLALTGCFGGSKSENSSSTPSPSSTANHSQYPLPSSTASPTKKTEPTVTETQAPAPSESAEAKASESSAPAEAKGAPVAAATPTGDTPRAPEKVEAERASAGERCGHIGRKGYLKTGAEIMVLRGTVDCAHALDVLTEYITTPRADDNLTQHQVAKVQDATCYWNPQYAMAENRREDRGAPECTIGDDVAFVARLQNPDAPDIPFLMDPARYDSGAGYYRFKSYDERTLCELNPAESTLTCERRLGGQLTDGNGAVGRTFSAPVRITRMNFATGAYDEHVEDVAPATLHAESTTANTLMLRPNNVTTFPAASGKQITCYGEPEDGMMTCQDGGTYSVPIGGGQL encoded by the coding sequence ATGTCGTTCCACCACACTCAGGCAGACCCCGCCGGCTGGGGTCGCCGCACGATGCGCGCCACCGGATGCGCCGCCGCCCTGCTTCTTGCCCTGACCGGTTGCTTTGGCGGTTCTAAGAGCGAAAACTCTTCGTCGACCCCAAGCCCCTCCAGCACGGCTAACCACTCGCAGTACCCGCTTCCTTCCTCCACCGCGTCCCCGACGAAGAAGACCGAGCCGACCGTCACCGAGACTCAGGCACCCGCCCCCAGCGAGAGCGCCGAGGCGAAGGCGTCCGAGTCCTCCGCACCCGCTGAAGCGAAGGGAGCCCCCGTCGCGGCAGCGACCCCCACCGGTGACACTCCCCGCGCGCCCGAAAAGGTGGAGGCTGAGCGCGCCTCCGCCGGCGAGCGCTGCGGACACATCGGACGCAAGGGCTACCTGAAGACCGGCGCGGAAATCATGGTGCTGCGCGGTACCGTGGACTGCGCCCACGCCCTGGACGTGCTGACCGAGTACATCACCACCCCGCGTGCCGACGACAACCTGACCCAGCACCAGGTGGCGAAGGTTCAGGATGCCACCTGCTACTGGAACCCGCAGTACGCGATGGCTGAGAACCGTCGCGAGGATCGCGGCGCCCCCGAATGCACTATTGGCGATGATGTCGCCTTCGTGGCTCGCCTGCAGAATCCGGACGCTCCCGACATTCCGTTCCTCATGGATCCTGCCCGGTACGACTCCGGTGCCGGCTACTACCGTTTCAAGAGCTACGATGAGCGCACCCTCTGCGAGTTGAACCCCGCTGAGTCGACTCTGACCTGTGAGCGTCGTCTGGGCGGTCAGCTCACCGATGGTAACGGCGCGGTGGGTCGTACCTTCTCGGCACCGGTGCGCATCACCCGCATGAATTTTGCTACGGGTGCCTACGATGAGCACGTGGAGGATGTCGCCCCCGCGACCCTGCATGCCGAGAGCACGACTGCGAACACGCTCATGTTGCGCCCGAATAATGTGACGACATTCCCTGCAGCTTCCGGCAAGCAGATCACCTGCTACGGCGAGCCGGAGGATGGCATGATGACCTGCCAGGACGGCGGAACCTACTCGGTTCCGATTGGTGGCGGTCAGCTCTAA
- a CDS encoding acyl-CoA thioesterase, which yields MQSHENTPEKNSTSEAGTTDELLVHVPARWGDMDAYGHVNNVAILSVMEEARVALFGPPPSSGQKPTVAPQPPIPLFDLVAEGVQALIAEHGIRYLAQLPYTGEPVPVRLSVEKVSAASVRIGYSILSPVDGRECVRAFTVLAFWDSIAGRLTRLTPEQRELLSSYLPQK from the coding sequence ATGCAAAGCCACGAAAACACCCCCGAAAAGAACTCCACCTCCGAGGCTGGCACCACCGACGAACTGCTGGTGCACGTACCCGCACGCTGGGGCGATATGGATGCCTACGGGCACGTCAACAACGTTGCCATCCTCTCGGTCATGGAAGAAGCCCGCGTGGCGCTCTTTGGCCCGCCGCCCTCCTCCGGGCAGAAGCCCACCGTGGCACCGCAGCCTCCGATTCCGCTTTTCGACCTGGTTGCCGAGGGCGTGCAGGCGCTCATTGCCGAGCACGGCATCCGCTACCTGGCTCAGCTGCCCTACACCGGTGAGCCCGTGCCGGTGCGCCTGAGCGTGGAGAAGGTCAGCGCCGCATCCGTGCGTATTGGCTACTCAATTCTCTCCCCGGTGGACGGCCGTGAATGCGTGCGTGCTTTTACCGTGCTGGCGTTCTGGGACTCCATTGCGGGGCGACTGACTCGACTGACCCCCGAGCAGCGTGAACTATTGAGCTCCTACCTGCCGCAGAAGTAG
- a CDS encoding amino acid permease, which yields MSHNDDTRSHAAAGTAGSRTLKRSLSHGQMTMIVMGSALGTGLFLGSGTAIAMAGPAVILTYAIGSALASVIGAATGEMAVRYPVRGGFGTIATRYLGPFAGFLTRIAYWTATVLIAGVELVSVATYLNYWWPQLPLWVGIAVFGVALIVLNLTSVKSFGMLEFFLSSIKVISIVAFLLVGLCLVFFGLPGHAAVGTANLFNDGGFMPNGPQSVWLSLAVVMFSFGGIEMISISAAEAKDPSRSVRSSAKAMMIRLATFYVLAVLIVVAIIPWRSASGLGDAVEASPFVLVFEQLGVHGVAHFVNFVVLIAALSSANANLYAGARLMHSLAVDGMAPIQLAQVNRAGVPARAVWLSTSGMVIAILLALYSPKEAFLSMIFVIMVCALTVWVLILFAYIVYKRVEPATDGFRLWGGQFTAAVGVLLLFAVWVALFMVRGSMVPAIVGVGYFVVLSLLYFARIRHTHMIDEQTFVEAQKATGEYDAMQYDADHALETAAKLGR from the coding sequence GTGTCCCACAACGACGATACCCGCAGCCACGCTGCAGCGGGGACCGCCGGATCGCGCACCCTGAAGCGTTCGCTGTCCCACGGACAGATGACCATGATTGTGATGGGTTCTGCGCTCGGTACGGGCCTCTTCTTGGGTTCGGGCACCGCCATTGCGATGGCTGGTCCTGCGGTCATTCTCACCTACGCTATTGGTTCTGCGCTCGCTTCGGTGATTGGCGCGGCAACCGGTGAAATGGCGGTTCGCTACCCTGTCCGTGGCGGTTTCGGTACTATTGCTACCCGCTACTTGGGCCCCTTCGCGGGCTTTTTGACTCGCATTGCCTACTGGACTGCGACTGTTCTGATTGCCGGTGTTGAGCTGGTATCGGTGGCAACCTACCTGAATTATTGGTGGCCGCAGTTGCCTCTGTGGGTTGGTATTGCTGTGTTTGGTGTGGCGCTGATTGTGCTGAACCTGACGAGCGTGAAGTCTTTCGGCATGCTGGAGTTCTTCCTGTCTTCGATTAAGGTCATTTCGATTGTTGCCTTCCTGCTGGTGGGCCTGTGCCTGGTTTTCTTCGGCCTGCCCGGTCACGCCGCGGTGGGTACCGCAAACCTCTTCAACGACGGCGGTTTCATGCCTAACGGCCCTCAGTCGGTGTGGCTGTCGCTGGCTGTTGTGATGTTCTCCTTCGGCGGTATTGAGATGATTTCGATCTCTGCTGCGGAGGCGAAGGACCCCTCCCGTTCGGTGCGTTCCTCGGCGAAGGCGATGATGATTCGCCTGGCGACCTTCTACGTGCTGGCAGTTCTGATTGTTGTGGCTATTATTCCGTGGCGTTCGGCGTCGGGCCTGGGCGATGCGGTGGAAGCTTCCCCGTTCGTTCTGGTCTTTGAGCAGCTGGGTGTGCACGGTGTGGCGCACTTCGTGAACTTTGTGGTGCTGATTGCGGCGCTGTCGAGCGCGAACGCGAACCTGTACGCGGGTGCGCGTCTGATGCACTCGCTGGCGGTTGACGGTATGGCGCCTATCCAGCTGGCTCAGGTGAACCGTGCCGGCGTTCCGGCGCGTGCGGTATGGCTATCAACCAGCGGTATGGTGATTGCTATTCTGCTGGCTCTGTACAGCCCGAAGGAAGCGTTCCTCTCCATGATTTTTGTGATTATGGTGTGCGCGCTGACCGTGTGGGTTCTGATTCTTTTCGCGTACATCGTGTACAAGCGTGTTGAGCCGGCGACCGATGGTTTCCGCCTGTGGGGTGGCCAGTTCACCGCAGCGGTGGGCGTTCTGCTGCTCTTCGCGGTGTGGGTTGCGCTCTTCATGGTGCGCGGTTCCATGGTTCCGGCAATTGTGGGCGTGGGCTACTTTGTGGTGCTGAGCCTGCTGTACTTCGCCCGTATTCGCCACACTCACATGATTGATGAGCAGACCTTCGTGGAGGCTCAGAAGGCAACCGGTGAGTATGACGCTATGCAGTACGACGCCGACCATGCTCTGGAGACCGCGGCGAAGCTGGGTCGTTAG
- a CDS encoding amino acid permease: protein MSKLQGNTPEQSEKNDSLNRSLSHGQLTMIAMGLALGTGLFLGSSSAIKIAGPGAILSYAIGSMIAATIAACAGEMSVRHPVQGGFGTIASRYLNPFSGYLTRWAYWACTVPLAGAELVAVGHYMAYWFPDVPLAVFVALFGAIILVLNLVSVKSFGALEFMLSSIKVSAVIVFMVIGVLLVFVGLPGHAAAGTANLVNDGGFLPNGPASIWISMAVVMFSFGGVEMISLSAAEAKDPARSVATSVKAMIWRLSTFYVVSMAIILCLVPWQTAAQNSELTESPFVLVFSELGIPFAADIMNFVVLVAALSGANASLYAATRLLHALGSDRMAPAVAARTSSRGVPVVALLISFTGVVVATVMAVAKIGDIFALLMALVTLCILVVWVMILLTYQAYKKDQKDASSFTVLGGRVTAGLALAGVLATLAAMFMLPGSGVQESIMVGIVFFVLISIGYAISSKAQGGYERPDLDAMHADEDTSAAQH from the coding sequence ATGTCTAAACTGCAGGGGAACACCCCCGAGCAGTCGGAGAAGAACGACTCGTTGAATCGTTCCCTCTCCCACGGCCAGTTGACCATGATTGCGATGGGCTTGGCGCTGGGTACGGGCCTGTTCCTGGGCTCCTCCTCCGCCATTAAAATTGCGGGCCCCGGCGCAATCCTCTCTTACGCTATTGGTTCGATGATTGCGGCAACCATTGCTGCGTGCGCGGGCGAAATGTCCGTGCGTCACCCCGTCCAGGGCGGTTTCGGCACCATTGCGAGCCGATACCTGAACCCCTTTAGCGGCTACCTGACTCGCTGGGCGTATTGGGCGTGCACCGTGCCGCTGGCTGGCGCTGAGCTGGTGGCGGTTGGCCACTACATGGCGTACTGGTTCCCGGACGTTCCCCTGGCTGTGTTCGTCGCCCTCTTCGGCGCAATTATTCTGGTGCTGAACCTGGTGAGCGTGAAGTCCTTCGGCGCCCTGGAGTTCATGCTCTCTTCGATTAAGGTTTCTGCCGTCATCGTGTTCATGGTGATTGGTGTACTGCTGGTGTTCGTGGGCCTGCCCGGTCACGCCGCGGCGGGTACCGCAAACCTCGTGAACGACGGTGGCTTCCTGCCCAACGGCCCGGCATCCATCTGGATTTCGATGGCTGTTGTCATGTTCTCCTTCGGCGGTGTGGAAATGATTTCTCTCTCCGCAGCGGAGGCGAAAGACCCGGCACGCTCGGTGGCAACCAGCGTGAAGGCAATGATTTGGCGCCTGTCCACCTTCTACGTGGTGTCCATGGCAATTATTCTGTGCCTGGTGCCCTGGCAGACCGCCGCACAGAACTCGGAGCTGACCGAGTCGCCGTTCGTGCTCGTCTTCTCTGAACTGGGTATCCCCTTCGCGGCGGACATCATGAACTTCGTGGTGCTCGTTGCTGCGCTCTCTGGCGCTAACGCCTCCCTGTACGCGGCAACTCGCCTGCTGCACGCCCTGGGCTCTGACCGTATGGCTCCCGCAGTGGCTGCACGCACCTCCTCGCGCGGCGTGCCGGTCGTGGCTCTGCTCATCTCCTTCACCGGCGTTGTCGTGGCAACCGTGATGGCTGTTGCCAAGATTGGCGACATCTTTGCGCTGCTCATGGCGCTGGTGACCCTGTGCATCCTGGTTGTGTGGGTCATGATTCTGCTGACCTACCAGGCGTACAAGAAGGACCAGAAGGACGCCTCCTCCTTCACTGTTCTGGGTGGCCGCGTCACCGCAGGCCTGGCTCTGGCGGGTGTTCTGGCGACCCTGGCGGCAATGTTCATGCTGCCCGGCTCGGGTGTTCAGGAATCCATCATGGTCGGCATCGTCTTCTTCGTGCTGATTTCTATTGGCTACGCCATCTCCTCGAAGGCTCAGGGCGGTTATGAGCGCCCCGACCTGGACGCTATGCACGCCGACGAGGATACCAGCGCGGCACAGCACTAA
- a CDS encoding queuosine precursor transporter, which translates to MAKPVSESKAQTSTVTVPWAGRRGYFDLLLGASCVILIISNIGATKGVEFGPLPFELPLIGNTIVTDGGFFLFPLAYVIGDLLSEVYGFKRARRAIVASFAAAAFAALCFLLIVHLPAASFYKGQESFEQVLGPVWQIFTGSLLGYLFGQTLNAWVMVAMKKASKGRFLWLRMIVSTLVGELLDTVIFCSIAAPVLGIDTVEAFINYVLIGYIYKCLVEVILMPISYPIIGWFKRHELEYVA; encoded by the coding sequence ATGGCTAAACCCGTTAGCGAATCTAAGGCTCAGACGAGCACCGTTACGGTGCCCTGGGCTGGTCGCCGCGGCTACTTTGATCTGCTGCTGGGCGCATCCTGCGTCATCCTGATCATTTCGAATATTGGTGCAACCAAGGGCGTGGAGTTCGGCCCGCTGCCCTTCGAGCTGCCCCTCATTGGTAACACCATCGTCACCGACGGTGGTTTCTTCCTCTTCCCGCTCGCCTACGTTATTGGCGACCTTCTTTCTGAGGTGTACGGCTTTAAGCGTGCCCGCCGCGCGATTGTGGCGTCCTTTGCCGCGGCTGCTTTTGCCGCCCTGTGCTTTCTGCTGATTGTGCACCTGCCCGCTGCGAGCTTCTACAAAGGCCAGGAATCGTTCGAGCAGGTTCTCGGCCCGGTCTGGCAGATTTTTACGGGCTCCCTGCTCGGTTACCTCTTCGGTCAGACCCTGAACGCCTGGGTCATGGTGGCAATGAAGAAGGCAAGCAAGGGCCGTTTCCTGTGGCTGCGTATGATCGTCTCCACCCTGGTCGGTGAGCTGCTCGATACCGTTATCTTCTGCTCCATTGCGGCACCGGTGCTCGGCATCGACACCGTGGAAGCATTCATCAACTACGTACTGATTGGCTATATCTATAAGTGCCTGGTCGAGGTGATCCTCATGCCGATCAGCTACCCGATTATTGGTTGGTTCAAGCGTCACGAACTCGAGTACGTGGCATAA